The following nucleotide sequence is from Stigmatopora nigra isolate UIUO_SnigA chromosome 8, RoL_Snig_1.1, whole genome shotgun sequence.
GACCACTCGCGCGACGCGACAAAGATGAGTGAGACAGCCCTGCTTTGGATGTTTTGTCGCCACCCTGTGGCTTGTGTATTGAATGGCAAAGGCGGGCACATTTCCCCCTTTGCTTTCCCCGAGTCCCAGCAGGGGCGCTTCTTTTACACTTGAATCCAATATGCCGAGTTCCAGCAGAGGGCACTCCCTAGCGGCCTAGCCCCAAGCCCCGGCCTCCCAGCCTCCCTCCCGGCCTCccggcctccctccctccctccctctctccctccctctctctctccctccctccctccctctatcTTCCTCACTTGACTCAGATGGTCGAATCCCAGACGACTCGGGCGGGCGCCGCCGGATAGGGCGGCGGGCGTTTGGCCCTCCCCCAGGGCGTGGCGGATTGCCCGTCTTCGGCCCGCCGCCGACTTTGAATCTCGCGGCACAAGACCCGTTTCTTCTCCATGGTCTCCATCATGGTGACGTCGCCACACAtctacccagagaaaaaaaataacaatcattTGGCAAAGTGGCACCGTCAATCGGATTTTTCGTCTCGGGGCCAAAGGGTCAGGCTCCGACCGAGGCGGGGCGGGGCCGGGGTTACCTGGCCCGAGGCGGGTCGCTCTGGCGGGGCGGCCGACGCCCCCGGCGTGGACGCCGAGCGCCCCAATTGCCGCAAACATTTGCTTTCTGCTcacagacaaaaagaaaagcgCAAAGCGCATGCACCACGCTCAGTGACCGGGCCAGACGGAGGAGACCggggggcgggcgggcgggcgggcgccgGAACCAGCCCACCGCTCAAATGTTCTCTTACCTGGAGTGTCGCGGGGCCGGTTCCTGCATTCTTTGTCCGGGGACGCGGCCCCCGCCAGACGGCCGGCCACCGAGGCCTCGTAAGGGGGCGGCCTCTTGCCGCCGCAGGGCGTGGGCGAGCGGGCCACGGGCGAGGGGCATGCCGAGCGGCTGCGCGGGTACGCCGAGGCCGAGCGGGCGGCCGGACGCAGGGGCGGCGCCGACGAGCGGCCCGAGGGGGGCGCCGAGGAGCGGCCCGAGGGGGGCGCCGAGGAGCGGCCCGAGGGGGGCGCCGAGGAGCGGCCCGAGGGCGGCGCCGAGGAGCGGCCCGAGGGCGGGCGCTCCTCCCGCTCGCCCGCCTTCTTCCCCGCCATGCTCAGCTGAGCCACGTCCACCGGCGTCAACGGGGACTCGTCCGAATTGGGCGAGCGCTGGGGCGGCGCCGGCGGGAAGACCAGCAGCGGCGGGCGGGGCGTCAGCAGGTTGGGGAAGGGCTGCGGGACGCGCCGCTCGGGGAACTGCATCTCCTCGTACACCGACTCGTTCTGCTCCTCCGGGGGGGGGGCCTTGGCCGCCATTTCGATGTAGACCGACTCGGGGTCGTCGTCCGAGCCGTCCTCCGAGTCCGGACGCTCCGCCTCGTCCCCCGCCGCCCACGTCCCGCGTGACCGGCTCAGTTGCGTGTTGGGGTCGCGCTTGGGCTTGGGCGGGGGCGTCCTCTTCCACTCGTCGCCGGACGTCCctgtggggaagaaaaaaaaaagagagaaaaaaatagtacCGGGACCAGCACCGTTGACTATACCGGGGACCAGAGATCCGCCGCTAGACCCGGACGGGATGGGAAAGGAGCGGCTAGCCCGGGCCTAGGCGGCTCCCGTTTGCAGTCTGGAGCGGAGCGCGACGGACGTCTACCTTGCTGGGGCTCCTGACTTTGAGCGGGAAGCGCCTCGGAGCTGCCGCTGAGTTTGGTGGCGGGATCCCGCCGGGGTTTGGGCGGCGGACGCTTGTGCTCCTCGTCGCCCACCGAGCTGAGGGAGCGAGAGCGGACGCCCATGGCCCGGCCGGGAAGGCCGCCGGGAAGGCCGCCGGGAAGGCCGCCGGGAAGGCCGCCGGGAAGGCCGCCGGGAAAAGATTTGACGCACGCCGTCCCCTCCTCCCGTTGTTCCTCCTCCGTCTCCTCCGTCTCCTCCGTCTCCCCCGTCGTCTCCTCCGTTTGGGTCCTGGAGCCACAAAGAGCCAAAGTCCGCGGCGGGCCGGGCGGGGGGTGGAGCGGCCGCCGATCGGGCGGGACCCACCCGGGGACGTCCCGGCCTCGACGGCTGTTGCGCGCTTTGTCTTGTCGGGCGTTGGCGCGTCGGCGGAGGCGGTCGCTCTCCCTGGAAATGTCCCAGGCGTTCTGGATGACCAGCCGGTCGTACGCCCGCAGGCCGCCGTCCTCCACGTACTGGAAGAAGCGGCGCAAGGCGGAGGCCTCGGCCCGGCACGTCATCCCGCCGCCGTCGTGGTCGGCTTCTCAGTACTCTTGCGGAGAAATGAAAAAGGACAATGCTCAATGCAACGGACGTTAGCGCTCCGTGGCATCTGCTGACATGGACTTTGTGACACTTTCAGGGGATTTGGGAGGGTGGTTATGGATGGGCAGGTGACTGGCGTTTGGGCCTGTCTTTTTCAGGTATTTCCACGTGGCCCTTCTATCACTTCCTTTGCGGGTGAGCCGTGTTGACGCGTGCCTTAGCTTTTGTCCACCATCGGCCTTTCTTGGAGACGCCGGCGATGGGGGCGGGGAGCCGAGCGAACGTGGCCGACGACCAAGGCGTCCTCCGCCTtctctccttccttccttccgctCCTCGGCCCGTTAGCTCGTCCGTCGGCGGGAACCAAAAATGGAAGGGAAGTCATCGGGCGGTAGCCTAGCAACAGCGGCATCTCTCGGTGGAGGGAGCGTGACGTCACGCCGCGTTTCTGGAAGCCCGCTCGTCATCTGGCCTTAAAAATCTTTGTGCTGACAAAGCACGACGTATAGTCAAAGAGAGGTTAAGAGAAGAAATGCTTACCGATAGACAGAGTCATTGCCACGTCTCCCCTGGGGTCCGTCCGATCCGCTCCCGTCCTTGGCCACGCGTTCTCTTGCTGCGGTCGGTCGGCCTTGCGTGCtatcttccttcctttctttcctcttttCCTTCCGGTCTCGCTGGCACGCTGGCACGCTCGAGCGAGCCACAGGCAGACGGGCAGGCAGACGGGCAGGCgggcaagcaagcaagcaagcaaacaAGCAAGCGAGAGGCAGGGCGGACGTTAATTGGCTGAGGCGCGCTCCCGACACCGGCCAGTCGCCCGCCCGCCCCGGGGAGGAAGAAGACTGAAACCACGGCAACCTGACGGCATGGTCCGTCATTTGACTCCTCCCTCCCCGCTTCCACGAGGGAgggtgggagggagggaggggcaaATGGAAGCCAGCTGGATGCGGTTTGATGGATGGCTTGCTTTTCTGCCACCTTTTATCcattgctcctcctcctccaacgAGTCCATCACTATTAGTGTCTCTTTTTGTCCGTAGGCATAAATACATTAGTCTATTCAAAAAGGCTACGATAAGTGACCAGGAAATGTCCTTCAATCAACAGGAAGAGAGCCGAAAATATCAGCACGTCtaccaaaaatgaccaaaatgtacaagaagcgaccaaaaagaaaaaaaggaaagtaccTGGAAATGGATAGCAAACCATCCCAAGTGCACGGGAAgtcaatgaattggacatctggcAAAAAGAATTAAGGGCTGCTCGGGGGTGGGTGGCCTCTACTTTATTGGAAGggacacacacgtacacacgcgtGGGGTTATAGGCACGTCAGGGGATACGGCAATATTAGCGAGGAGCGTCCACTCTTCGCCAATTTGGATACAAATgtcggaggaaaaaaatagcacgCCACTTAAAGTAAGGGCCCGGCGCCGATAGTAGATTCGGGACTCGGTCCCTCCCGAGGCCACCCCAACGTGGGCCCGCCTTCCCACCTTCCCGCCCAtctgacggacggacggacgaggAGCCCTGCGCCAGAAGGGAACGCAATGGCGCACGCGGCGACAGACGTCCAAAGTCAAACGGGTGACGCCCTTTCCGTCCATTCCGCCCTATCTGTCGTGGAGCGCCGTGGCCCCCGCCGCCGTCgcctcttcgtcctcctcgtctTTGGCGCCGATCAGACGCTGGCGGGCAAAGTCTTCGAAGATGATGTCGTCCTCGTCGCCCTCGCTACGGGGCggggaaatgacaaaaatgacaaaaattcaaCCCGGGGCTAACCGGGTGCTCTTTCGGGGTTATTTTAAAGTCAGAGTGACCACGGAGACCTTTTGGAAAGGGTCGACGATAGCGACTTGAGTTGTTTGACACGTCAAAAAGACACTTACTTGGCGTCAAAGTGGATCAGGTTGGTGTCGTGGCCGTCTTGGCCGGAGGCTGCCGGACGCCACAAGAAATGACTCACATCTAGTGGCGGCTAACGGGAGCCAACGACGCCCTCTCACCTTGCGGTCCGGGTATAGCTTCTTCCCGAGGTTTGGGGTGCATGAGCGTGAAGGGAAGCTCCAGAGACACGTCGCTGGCAAAAACAAGTCAACTCGCGTTATCTTTTCAttgatttgggggaaaaatcaaAAGATATTTTCCACCATGCGATGATTTGATATATAGAGAAAAGTTGCTTTTGCCATCAGAAGAGAAGCAATTGCTAAATGTCtacatttcactatgatatgaCCTAGAAAAACGCAAGTATGGGCGGATGGGATTGACTTGGGATTTGGACAAGAGGAAAGATGCTATCTTACCTGGGGGCCAGGTCTCCCAGGAGTCTgcgggacacacacacacaaaaaaacccacccaTCCATTAACGTTGACAGATGAAAGGAAAAGGGGGTGGGGCTAAAGACAGGCGGATTGGAACTGACCCGCCGCGAGACACCAGCAGCTTGACTTTGACTTTGTAGGACACCACGATGCCCAGCATCTCCTTGTCGGCGCCCTCGCgcaacctaaaaaataaaacgaaaacaaaaaaacatcaattcatTGGTCGGTCAGCTTCATCTTCATCAGAAAGAGCTGTCGTCCATTTTAACGAGGGAAGGAAATTGTGCCGTCAAGCACTCACTGCGTGCTGGAAGCCAAGTTGGTGTCTTCGTGCTTCAACTTGCCGTCCAGCGCCAGGCCTCGCTTCTCCCGGTTGTTGGACAGGAAGGGCGTCAAGGTGAACACCTTGCAGAAGGTGGAGCTGGAAGCCACCACGTCGCTGAGGACCaaagatgggggaaaaaaggggtGGGCCAAAGGGACTGACTTTAACACCCCACGGGGAACACGGGAgatttcaaaatggatttggaTCCATGGTATATTTCAAGTGCCGCCTCACTCGGACTCCTGGCTGGCCACCGGACACTTGTACTGCGCCGTGTTGAATAGGCAGATGTCGGCGTACTGTCGCACTGCGCGCATGGTGGACGGGACGGGGTAAGGCGGGGCGGAGCCAAGTCGGAGGTCAGTGGGCGGGGCCACCAGCGGGCGGGGACCGAGAGCACGCTCCTACCGGACACCTTCATCTTCTTCACCGTCTTGTTGGTGTTGTTGGTGACGTGGACGTTGACGCTGATGGCTTCGCCGTGGTAATAAAgctggaaagaaagaaaaaggggaaaaaaaggggcaaaaagaagaagaagaagacaataAGAGGAGCAAGAACAACGCAGACTTTGCTTGCTTCCTCTCGTCACCTGCTTGTCCAGCGAGGCCTCCAAGTGGAGAGCCTTGTCGGACATGAGGAAGTGGCGGGTGGTCTCGCCGCTGGGCTGGGGACCGCCTTTCTCCGGGGCCAGCTGAACCTTCCGGATCACCAGACGCACCGAGTTCCTGCAAAGAGCCCCCGTCGGGGCCCGGGAGCCATATCGATCGGGGAAAGCTCCCGGACCGACCGCCGGCTAATGCGCGCGGCCTCGGCTAATGCGAGCCGTCGTTCCTACGGCTCATTTCTTCCGGCCGCTAATGCTCCCGGCGGGGAGCTTTCACCTCTTGTGGATCTTTTCGTCGGCGCTGTCGCCGCAAAACGCCTTGACCTCAAAGTCCACGCCGCAGGCCtgaaggggagggggggtgagggggggcTTAACGTAAAAAAGAAAGTGTCCTGGCCCCGACCCACATGGGTCCGGCCGGCCGACCTTTCCCGTGTCCTCGGGGCCCGGCTGCAGCGTGACGGAACACGGCAGGTTGAGCGGGATCTGAAAAGGAGCAGAAAGGCTCGTTCCGTTTTGCTCGGTCCGGTCCGGTTCGGTCCTCCGGGCTTCCGGCCACGTACCTGGAAGGTGAAGGGGTAGGCGCGCTCCCCCAGTTTCTTGATGAGCCGCTCCTGCAGACGGGTcaggggcggcggcggcggaggagaaGGAGCCGGCTCCGTCGGGGGGAAGACCTGCGCGTTGGCCACAAACAGATCTTTGCGGAAGGTCAGGCCCAGCACGTCCAGATCTTCCCGGCCGTAGCGGAAGGCGCAGGTCAGCGTCACAAACACTGCCACCCACCGAGCCACAAAGTCAGAGAGAGATGGGCCGAGGCACCAGAGAGCACAGAGACCAGAGAGAAAGGCCAGTGGCCAAAAGGCACCAGAGAGCGGGGAGAGAATCCCCCCGCCCCGTCCACCCACCTTTTCTCTCCTTCAGGTAGTCCGGCTGGATCAGGATGACGCCGTCTGCCGgggaagacaaaaagaaaagaagcgGGAGGAAAAGGAGACCTTCTGGCTGCCCCGCGTGGCGTCCGGGGCGGGGGCGGCATCCCCGCTCTCACCCACGGGCTCCACGGCGTCCACGTGGTCCACAAAGTCCCGCTTGCCCAGGTAGACCGTCAGCTGCGACCACGGACAGCAGACGGGGAGACCGGAGCCATGGGACCCAAAAGAGAGTCGACggacggcgacggcggcgggggAAAACAAATACTCACCTTCCCGTTGGGGCTGGCTTTTTTGAAAACTCTGAAAAGCAAAGCCACGGGATTAGCATCCGG
It contains:
- the LOC144200417 gene encoding neuronal tyrosine-phosphorylated phosphoinositide-3-kinase adapter 2-like isoform X1, with the translated sequence MTCRAEASALRRFFQYVEDGGLRAYDRLVIQNAWDISRESDRLRRRANARQDKARNSRRGRDVPGWVPPDRRPLHPPPGPPRTLALCGSRTQTEETTGETEETEETEEEQREEGTACVKSFPGGLPGGLPGGLPGGLPGGLPGRAMGVRSRSLSSVGDEEHKRPPPKPRRDPATKLSGSSEALPAQSQEPQQGTSGDEWKRTPPPKPKRDPNTQLSRSRGTWAAGDEAERPDSEDGSDDDPESVYIEMAAKAPPPEEQNESVYEEMQFPERRVPQPFPNLLTPRPPLLVFPPAPPQRSPNSDESPLTPVDVAQLSMAGKKAGEREERPPSGRSSAPPSGRSSAPPSGRSSAPPSGRSSAPPSGRSSAPPLRPAARSASAYPRSRSACPSPVARSPTPCGGKRPPPYEASVAGRLAGAASPDKECRNRPRDTPESKCLRQLGRSASTPGASAAPPERPASGQMCGDVTMMETMEKKRVLCREIQSRRRAEDGQSATPWGRAKRPPPYPAAPARVVWDSTI
- the LOC144200418 gene encoding beta-arrestin-1-like — encoded protein: MADRETRVFKKASPNGKLTVYLGKRDFVDHVDAVEPVDGVILIQPDYLKERKVFVTLTCAFRYGREDLDVLGLTFRKDLFVANAQVFPPTEPAPSPPPPPPLTRLQERLIKKLGERAYPFTFQIPLNLPCSVTLQPGPEDTGKACGVDFEVKAFCGDSADEKIHKRNSVRLVIRKVQLAPEKGGPQPSGETTRHFLMSDKALHLEASLDKQLYYHGEAISVNVHVTNNTNKTVKKMKVSVRQYADICLFNTAQYKCPVASQESDDVVASSSTFCKVFTLTPFLSNNREKRGLALDGKLKHEDTNLASSTQLREGADKEMLGIVVSYKVKVKLLVSRGGLLGDLAPSDVSLELPFTLMHPKPREEAIPGPQASGQDGHDTNLIHFDANEGDEDDIIFEDFARQRLIGAKDEEDEEATAAGATALHDR
- the LOC144200417 gene encoding neuronal tyrosine-phosphorylated phosphoinositide-3-kinase adapter 2-like isoform X2, coding for MTCRAEASALRRFFQYVEDGGLRAYDRLVIQNAWDISRESDRLRRRANARQDKARNSRRGRDVPGWVPPDRRPLHPPPGPPRTLALCGSRTQTEETTGETEETEETEEEQREEGTACVKSFPGGLPGGLPGGLPGGLPGGLPGRAMGVRSRSLSSVGDEEHKRPPPKPRRDPATKLSGSSEALPAQSQEPQQGTSGDEWKRTPPPKPKRDPNTQLSRSRGTWAAGDEAERPDSEDGSDDDPESVYIEMAAKAPPPEEQNESVYEEMQFPERRVPQPFPNLLTPRPPLLVFPPAPPQRSPNSDESPLTPVDVAQLSMAGKKAGEREERPPSGRSSAPPSGRSSAPPSGRSSAPPLRPAARSASAYPRSRSACPSPVARSPTPCGGKRPPPYEASVAGRLAGAASPDKECRNRPRDTPESKCLRQLGRSASTPGASAAPPERPASGQMCGDVTMMETMEKKRVLCREIQSRRRAEDGQSATPWGRAKRPPPYPAAPARVVWDSTI
- the LOC144200417 gene encoding neuronal tyrosine-phosphorylated phosphoinositide-3-kinase adapter 2-like isoform X3, which produces MTCRAEASALRRFFQYVEDGGLRAYDRLVIQNAWDISRESDRLRRRANARQDKARNSRRGRDVPGTQTEETTGETEETEETEEEQREEGTACVKSFPGGLPGGLPGGLPGGLPGGLPGRAMGVRSRSLSSVGDEEHKRPPPKPRRDPATKLSGSSEALPAQSQEPQQGTSGDEWKRTPPPKPKRDPNTQLSRSRGTWAAGDEAERPDSEDGSDDDPESVYIEMAAKAPPPEEQNESVYEEMQFPERRVPQPFPNLLTPRPPLLVFPPAPPQRSPNSDESPLTPVDVAQLSMAGKKAGEREERPPSGRSSAPPSGRSSAPPSGRSSAPPSGRSSAPPSGRSSAPPLRPAARSASAYPRSRSACPSPVARSPTPCGGKRPPPYEASVAGRLAGAASPDKECRNRPRDTPESKCLRQLGRSASTPGASAAPPERPASGQMCGDVTMMETMEKKRVLCREIQSRRRAEDGQSATPWGRAKRPPPYPAAPARVVWDSTI